In one Herpetosiphonaceae bacterium genomic region, the following are encoded:
- a CDS encoding MGMT family protein, producing the protein MSSKRAMRQFDETPRPGGLYERIYACVGQVPPGSVTTYGTVGRIVGCQARVVGYALHVLSSAERPDVPWQRVINARGGISTHGNEQRRLLELEGVAFDADGCVDLERFGWHFAPDDLSEA; encoded by the coding sequence GTGTCAAGCAAGCGAGCAATGCGGCAGTTCGACGAAACACCCCGGCCCGGCGGGCTCTACGAGCGGATCTATGCCTGCGTCGGGCAGGTGCCGCCCGGCTCCGTCACAACCTACGGCACCGTTGGCCGGATCGTCGGGTGTCAGGCGCGGGTGGTCGGCTATGCGCTGCATGTTTTGAGTTCGGCGGAGCGGCCCGATGTGCCCTGGCAGCGGGTGATCAACGCGCGCGGCGGCATCTCGACACATGGCAACGAGCAGCGGCGCTTGCTCGAATTGGAGGGCGTTGCCTTCGACGCCGATGGATGCGTCGATCTGGAGCGCTTTGGCTGGCACTTCGCGCCGGACGATCTGAGCGAGGCGTAA